DNA from Methylobacterium currus:
CCCGCGTCGCCTTCGTCGACGAATCGGGCTCGAAGGAGCACCGCCGCAAGCGCCTCGCCATCATGGACCAGGACGGCGCCAACGTGCGCTACCTGACGAGCGGCGAGGCCTCGGTGGTGGCGCCGCGCTACTCGCCCTCGACGCAGGACATCACCTACATGTCCCAGGTCACCGGCCAGCAGCCGCGGGTGCAGGTGATCAACCTCTCGACCGGCTCCCGGCAGGTGATCCCGACCAATGCCGAGATGAGCACCAGCCCGCGCTTCTCGCCGGACGGGCGCCGCCTGGTGATGAGCGACCAGGACGGCGGCAATGCCAGCATCTACGTGATGGACCTCGCCTCCAAGGCGCAGACCCGGATCACCAACGCCAACGCCATCGACACCTCGCCGTCCTTCTCGCCGGACGGGCGCGAGATCGTGTTCGAATCCGACCGCGGCGGCCAGCAGCAGATCTACATCATGGGCGCCGACGGCTCGAATCCGCGCCGCCTGTCCTTCGGCGACGGCTCGGCCTCGCAGCCGGCCTGGTCGCCGCGGGGCGACTACATCGCCTTCACGCGGCAGCGGAAGGGCTCGTTCTCGATCTGCATCATGAAGCCCGACGGCAGCGGGGAGCGGGTGCTGACGGAAGGGTTTCACAACGAGGGCCCGACCTGGGCGCCGAACGGCCAGTACCTGATCTTCTTCCGCGATCCCGGCGGCCAGGCCGGCGGCAAGCTCTACATGGTCGACATCACCGGCAAGGTCGAGCAGCCGGTTCCGACCCCGTCCTACGCCTCCGACCCGACCTGGTCGCCGCTGATCGATCCTCAGCGGTGAGGAAGAGGGCCGGCCTGAGAAAGGCCGGCTCGCCGAAGCGTGTTCACGACTTTGCCCAGTCTAAACTCACCCCGCCTCGACCTCGTCCGTGAGATCGAGAGCGGGGTGAATGTCTTGAAGCGTCCTCGCCGTCATTCTCGGGCTCGCCGAAAGGCGAGAACCCGGGATCCATCGCCTCCGGCGTCGGAGGAAGAGGCGGTCAGCGTTCCGCTTCATCCTGAAACGTCAGCGGCGATAGATCTCGGGTTCCCCTGCGCAGCCCCGGGACGACGAAGCGAGAGTCGATACGCTCGAAGCAGATCGAACGGGCACCGTGACGCGCGGCGAGTGCAAAGACCCGCCGCGCGACGACCTGCTACTCCAGGCTCAGCGCCACGAACCGCACCTCACCCTCCTTGTTGGAGACGAGGAGCAGCGCCGACTTGCGGCCGTCCTTCTTGATCTGGTCGATGCGGCGGGTGACGTCGGC
Protein-coding regions in this window:
- the tolB gene encoding Tol-Pal system beta propeller repeat protein TolB translates to MHSPSRLRHALAAVLWLCLAAGLVSGFPDTAQAQLNLRIGPGGAFQPMPIAIADFSGDPSLGPTLSGIVTNNLKRSGYFTPVEKARFPENPNFDAAPNFSAWKDTGVQGLVTGRVTRDGSGRLKAEFRLWDVLSGQQMIGQQYAGDGANARRMGHLISDAVYTKITGIGGFFDTRVAFVDESGSKEHRRKRLAIMDQDGANVRYLTSGEASVVAPRYSPSTQDITYMSQVTGQQPRVQVINLSTGSRQVIPTNAEMSTSPRFSPDGRRLVMSDQDGGNASIYVMDLASKAQTRITNANAIDTSPSFSPDGREIVFESDRGGQQQIYIMGADGSNPRRLSFGDGSASQPAWSPRGDYIAFTRQRKGSFSICIMKPDGSGERVLTEGFHNEGPTWAPNGQYLIFFRDPGGQAGGKLYMVDITGKVEQPVPTPSYASDPTWSPLIDPQR